In Nicotiana tabacum cultivar K326 chromosome 2, ASM71507v2, whole genome shotgun sequence, the following proteins share a genomic window:
- the LOC107830029 gene encoding pentatricopeptide repeat-containing protein At5g59600, with amino-acid sequence MNLCLLSPINLSISSLGLLLQKCLKAKLLRPCKQIHALMLTSHIDMNALSLDSKLIGAYASCGDLGSAELVFERTRNLNIFAFNWMISALAFHGYPEKSIGYFSLLQQSSIIPNKYTFAIVLKACVGLMDLNKGKEVHSMIYRMGFESELSVANALIDMYGKCGNTEYARLVFNVMVERDIVSWTSLIHSYVNMGKIEESFILFEKMRLEGIRPNDFTWNIMVAGYARKGDCDIALMLFSKMSKEGLTPDLITWNAMISGFVQSQRSTEALALFLDMLDAGVKPNEVTLTGLLPVCGLIDSVSTGKEIHGLVYRLELFANVFVASALIDMYSRCGSVEDAWNIFKSVPFKNIASWNAMIGCYGKHGRVEHAIKLFEKMQYEVVLPNEVTLTSLLSACSHAGLVEIGLKIFWSMEESYGVRARKEHYACVIDLVCRVGRLEEAYNIIKDMPTEVTDSIIGAFFSGCKAYTRRDLAEKMAKDILHMDLKKPEGLVALSNIYAAEGE; translated from the coding sequence ATGAATTTGTGCCTCTTATCCCCAATCAACTTGTCTATAAgcagtttaggcttattgttgcaAAAATGCTTGAAAGCTAAGTTGCTGCGACCGTGCAAGCAAATTCATGCATTAATGTTAACATCGCACATTGACATGAATGCTTTGTCACTGGATTCAAAGCTCATTGGTGCCTATGCAAGTTGTGGGGATCTCGGTTCTGCTGAGCTCGTGTTCGAAAGAACCAGAAACCTGaatatttttgcatttaattGGATGATTTCAGCTTTGGCATTTCATGGCTACCCTGAAAAATCCATTGGTTACTTCTCTCTTCTTCAACAATCAAGTATTATTCCGAACAAGTACACATTTGCTATTGTATTGAAAGCATGTGTTGGTCTAATGGATCTGAACAAAGGAAAGGAAGTGCACAGTATGATATATAGAATGGGATTTGAGTCAGAGTTATCGGTTGCCAATGCCTTGATTGATATGTATGGTAAATGTGGCAATACGGAATATGCTCGTTTAGTTTTTAATGTAATGGTTGAGAGAGATATTGTATCCTGGACATCATTGATACATTCATATGTCAACATGGGGAAAATTGAAGAAtcctttattttgtttgaaaAGATGAGGTTAGAAGGCATAAGGCCTAATGATTTTACATGGAACATTATGGTTGCTGGATATGCTAGGAAAGGAGATTGTGACATAGCTTTAATGTTATTCTCTAAAATGAGTAAAGAGGGGTTGACTCCAGATTTGATTACTTGGAATGCAATGATTTCAGGGTTCGTTCAAAGCCAGAGGTCAACTGAAGCATTAGCATTATTTCTGGACATGTTGGATGCTGGAGTTAAGCCTAATGAAGTCACTCTCACCGGGCTCCTTCCTGTGTGTGGGTTGATTGACTCTGTTTCTACGGGGAAAGAAATTCATGGCTTAGTATATAGATTAGAGCTTTTTGCTAATGTCTTTGTTGCTAGTGCTCTCATTGACATGTACAGTAGATGTGGGAGTGTGGAAGATGCTTGGAATATTTTCAAGTCCGTTCCTTTCAAGAATATTGCATCATGGAATGCTATGATAGGATGTTATGGAAAGCATGGCAGAGTAGAACATGCAATCAAACTATTTGAGAAGATGCAGTATGAAGTAGTGCTGCCAAATGAAGTAACGTTAACTTCTCTTCTTTCTGCATGTAGTCATGCTGGTTTAGTTGAGATAGGTTTGAAGATCTTTTGGTCCATGGAGGAGTCTTATGGCGTTAGAGCAAGGAAAGAGCATTATGCTtgtgttattgatcttgtgtgtCGTGTTGGGAGGCTGGAAGAGGCTTACAATATAATCAAAGATATGCCAACAGAAGTTACAGATTCAATTATTGGGGCTTTCTTCAGTGGTTGTAAGGCCTACACAAGGAGAGATCTTGCTGAAAAGATGGCTAAGGATATATTGCACATGGATCTGAAGAAGCCTGAAGGTCTTGTAGCTCTCTCAAATATTTATGCTGCTGAAGGAGAGTAG
- the LOC107830032 gene encoding long chain acyl-CoA synthetase 8: MEDSEGSNPYMSTLERLASNDYISNFKSYGPSGVAGAVIIAIIIPILLSMVLMGKKKGKQRGVPVQVGGEAGLAMRNAKSAGLVEVPWEGATTVAALFEQSCKKYSSERCLGTRKLVSRDFVTASDGRKFEKLHLGEYQWESYGQVFDRACNFASGLVKLGHDVETRAAIFAESRAEWLIAFQGCFRQNITVVTIYASLGDDALIYSLNETQASTLICDAKQLKKLAAVSSSLETIKNVIYFEDETVTDSTNIGSWRVSSFSEIENLGKNGSIQPRLPAKKDTAVIMYTSGSTGLPKGVMITHGNIVATAAGVMGVIPKIGSSDVYLAYLPLAHVFELAAETVMLTAGASIGYGSALTLTDTSNKIKKGTQGDATALKPTLMAAVPAILDRVRDGVMKKVEEKGGSAKKLFNIAFKRRLAAIEGSCFGAWGLEKQIWDIVIFKKVRAVLGGDIRFMLCGGAPLSGDTQRFINICMGAPIGQGYGLTETFAGAAFSEWDDPSVGRVGPPLPCSYIKLVTWEEGGYTIADKPMPRGEVVVGGCSITAGYFNNEAKTNEVYKVDERGMRWFYTGDIGKFHPDGCLEIIDRKKDIVKLQHGEYISLGKVEAALLSSNYVESIMVYADPFHNYCVALVVPSRPVLEKWAQEYGIQHKDFSELCDKVEAVNEIKQSLSKVAKAAKLDKFELPAKIKLIPESWTPESGLVTAALKLKREPLKARYKNELEKMYQ, from the exons ATGGAAGATTCTGAGGGAAGTAATCCATATATGAGTACACTGGAGAGACTGGCCAGCAATGATTATATCTCCAACTTCAAAAGTTACGGGCCGTCTGGGGTTGCTGGTGCAGTTATTATTGCCATTATTATACCAATATTACTGTCCATGGTACTAATGGGGAAGAAGAAGGGGAAACAGAGAGGAGTTCCGGTTCAAGTTGGTGGTGAGGCAGGTCTTGCAATGCGCAATGCTAAGTCAGCCGGATTAGTTGAAGTTCCTTGGGAAGGGGCTACAACTGTGGCAGCTCTATTTGAGCAGTCTTGTAAAAAATATTCTAGTGAACGCTGTCTTGGAACTAGAAAACTAGTTAGCAGGGACTTTGTAACTGCAAGTGATGGAAGGAAGTTTGAGAAACTTCACTTGGGGGAGTATCAGTGGGAGAGTTATGGACAAGTATTTGATCGTGCTTGCAACTTTGCCTCTGGTCTTGTTAAGTTGGGTCATGATGTGGAGACTCGTGCTGCTATCTTCGCAGAAAGTCGTGCGGAGTGGCTCATTGCCTTTCAG GGATGCTTCCGGCAGAATATTACTGTTGTtaccatttatgcttctttggGCGATGATGCACTTATATATTCACTCAATGAG ACTCAAGCATCTACGTTGATATGTGATGCCAAGCAACTGAAAAAGTTGGCTGCTGTTAGTTCTAGCCTGGAAACCATCAAGAATGTCATCTATTTTGAAGACGAGACAGTGACAGATTCCACAAATATTGGCAGCTGGAGGGtgtcatctttctcagaaattgaAAATCTGGGTAAAAATGGTTCTATTCAGCCAAGACTGCCTGCCAAGAAAGATACTGCTGTGATCATGTATACCAGTGGCAGTACAGGCTTACCTAAG GGTGTTATGATAACTCATGGCAACATTGTAGCCACTGCAGCTGGTGTTATGGGTGTGATTCCAAAAATTGGAAGCAGTGATGTCTATTTGGCTTACCTCCCTTTAGCTCACGTCTTTGAGTTGGCTGCTGAG ACTGTAATGCTGACTGCAGGTGCTTCTATTGGTTATGGCTCAGCTCTCACATTGACAGACACTTCTAACAAAATCAAGAAGGGGACCCAGGGAGATGCTACAGCTTTAAAGCCTACTTTAATGGCAGCAGTTCCAGCCATTCTGGATCGTGTTAGGGATGGTGTTATGAAGAAG GTTGAGGAGAAGGGAGGTTCTGCTAAGAAACTTTTCAACATTGCCTTTAAGCGTCGATTGGCTGCTATCGAAGGTAGCTGCTTTGGAGCTTGGGGTCTAGAGAAACAAATATGGGATATTGTTATATTTAAAAAGGTAAGGGCAGTGCTTGGAGGAGATATCCGTTTCATGCTCTGCGGTGGTGCTCCTCTGTCAGGAGATACTCAAAGATTTATCAACATCTGtatggg AGCTCCTATTGGTCAAGGGTATGGATTGACGGAGACATTTGCTGGAGCTGCTTTCTCTGAGTGGGATGATCCTTCTGTTGGGCGTGTTGGTCCACCTCTTCCTTGTAGCTACATAAAG CTTGTTACTTGGGAAGAAGGAGGTTACACAATAGCTGACAAGCCTATGCCTCGGGGAGAAGTAGTTGTTGGTGGGTGCAGCATTACTGCTGGTTACTTCAACAATGAGGCCAAAACCAATGAGGTTTATAAG GTCGATGAGAGAGGCATGCGCTGGTTCTACACTGGTGACATTGGAAAGTTTCATCCTGATGGATGCCTTGAAATTATTGATAGAAAGAAAGATATTGTTAAGCTTCAGCACGGGGAGTATATCTCACTTGGAAAG GTTGAGGCAGCACTTCTATCAAGCAATTATGTGGAGAGCATAATGGTTTATGCGGACCCCTTCCACAATTATTGTGTAGCTTTAGTTGTCCCTTCACGCCCGGTGCTTGAGAAATGGGCTCAGGAATATGGCATCCAGCACAAAGATTTTTCCGAACTGTGCGACAAAGTAGAAGCAGTCAACGAGATCAAGCAATCGCTTTCAAAG GTAGCAAAAGCTGCAAAATTGGACAAGTTTGAGCTTCCTGCAAAGATCAAGTTAATACCAGAGTCTTGGACTCCCGAGTCTGGATTGGTTACTGCAGCTCTGAAATTGAAGCGAGAACCCCTGAAGGCTCGATATAAGAATGAGCTAGAAAAGATGTATCAGTGA
- the LOC107830031 gene encoding uncharacterized protein LOC107830031, with amino-acid sequence MLGIHRKLCQFSRQVHALSRDRPSETLKMNITKLKEKKKRKDPRKNQLFVQVPESRGWLDTATMPMILTVVGTALFAKLLMMYDDSKSQEMIERKIKNAPDGQGSVRMLTREEWESVQDVRPRTPFESKLARPNARLRTGDALKMEDVKDWTIDVITDALTRAEECAKRGSN; translated from the exons ATGCTGGGTATTCATAGAAAATTGTGCCAATTTAGTAGACAAGTTCACGCGTTATCTCGTGATCGCCCCAGTGAAACCTTAAAGATGAATATTACTAAattgaaggagaagaagaaacgAAAGGATCCTCGTAAGAACCAATTATTTGTTCAGGTACCAGAATCAAGAGGGTGGCTTGACACTGCTACTATGCCCATGATACTCACTGTCGTTGGTACCGCACTTTTCGCTAAGCTCCTTATGATG TATGATGACTCGAAGTCTCAAGAAATGATTGAGCGAAAAATAAAGAATGCGCCTGATGGTCAAGGGTCAGTTAGGATGCTTACACGTGAGGAATGGGAATCAGTTCAAGACGTGCGACCAAGAACTCCATTTGAATCTAAACTGGCTCGTCCAAATGCAAGGCTAAGGACAGGGGATGCTTTGAAGATG GAAGATGTCAAGGATTGGACAATAGATGTTATAACTGATGCACTAACACGAGCTGAAGAATGTGCTAAACGAGGATCTAACTAG